Proteins encoded by one window of Lathyrus oleraceus cultivar Zhongwan6 chromosome 1, CAAS_Psat_ZW6_1.0, whole genome shotgun sequence:
- the LOC127093016 gene encoding uncharacterized protein LOC127093016, whose product MSQAIEKEPTQNNESFIPNEEVGDNSEDDQEEVRFEDLFGVSDDDGNEDIFDTPTVALRAQPISLYNPPVHMQNISLDDAEPIFVFGSFIPTHNADEIEEGIEFENKEECVLVLQQWNIKRSLDFSVTKFDNVRYVIKCRSSTCNFKCRVSLRKGNSRWIVGKSGGPHTCTTTYMSQDHTKLSLEMISKSIMKLVNRNASLKVKVIIAHVVEKYRYIISYKKAWIAKCKAIESLYGNWETSYNDLPQWILVMKTYLPGTIIELQSLPVISNDGSHLGDQRIFHRLFGAFRPCIRGFAYCKPIVQVDGTWLYGKYKGTLLMAVAQDVNGNIFPIAFALVESETKDA is encoded by the coding sequence ATGAGTCAAGCCATTGAAAAAGAACCAACTCAAAATAATGAGTCTTTCATACCAAATGAAGAGGTAGGCGACAATAGTGAGGATGATCAAGAAGAAGTTCGATTTGAAGATCTATTTGGTGTTAGCGATGACGATGGCAATGAAGATATCTTTGACACACCAACCGTTGCACTAAGAGCTCAACCAATTAGTTTGTACAACCCACCTGTTCACATGCAAAATATAAGTTTAGATGATGCTGAACCAATCTTTGTTTTTGGAAGTTTCATACCAACTCACAATGCTGACGAAATAGAGGAGGGCATCGAGTTTGAAAATAAGGAAGAGTGTGTTCTTGTGTTGCAACAATGGAATATAAAACGTAGTCTAGATTTTTCTGTGACTAAATTTGACAATGTACGTTATGTCATCAAATGTAGAAGTTCTACATGTAATTTCAAATGCAGGGTTTCTTTGCGTAAGGGCAACTCAAGATGGATAGTTGGTAAGTCTGGTGGGCCTCATACATGCACAACCACTTATATGTCACAAGACCATACAAAACTCAGTTTAGAAATGATTAGTAAGAGCATAATGAAGCTTGTAAATCGGAATGCTTCTCTTAAGGTGAAGGTGATCATCGCTCATGTTGTTGAAAAATACAGGTATATCATATCATACAAAAAGGCATGGATTGCAAAGTGTAAGGCAATTGAGTCGCTGTATGGAAATTGGGAAACATCTTACAACGATTTGCCGCAGTGGATACTGGTAATGAAAACATATCTACCAGGTACCATTATAGAATTGCAATCCTTACCTGTGATTTCAAATGATGGTTCACACTTGGGTGACCAAAGGATATTTCATCGTCTTTTTGGGGCGTTTCGACCATGTATACGTGGTTTTGCGTATTGTAAACCTATTGTGCAGGTTGATGGAACATGGTTGTATGGCAAGTACAAAGGGACTCTGTTGATGGCTGTGGCACAGGATGTGAACGGGAACATTTTTCCGATAGCGTTCGCATTGGTTGAAAGTGAGACAAAGGATGCTTGA